Proteins from a single region of Scleropages formosus chromosome 22, fSclFor1.1, whole genome shotgun sequence:
- the LOC108918437 gene encoding nuclear receptor subfamily 4 group A member 1-like — protein MPCVQTQYATVPYENNCYNSEFLSSDLTTKLAMDLSSQQDHMSSPSLPSINTLMGSYTGEFDAYSCPISTSTTPTSIDFSSGQESPFKLDDFQVYGCYPGSFALSYLDEALSSCGSDYYSSPISAASPSAHGFQTQPVSAWEPPYSPYSPAPGCWVADKAAATQPPSFFTFSPPGEQQSLLGQQPSHLMEQELFVQPQQHSSPLHLNSLVLDPGTLDSPVQAERHISSPKGRSPTANESCCAVCGDNASCQHYGVRTCEGCKGFFKRTVQKNAKYVCLANKDCLVDKRRRNRCQFCRFQKCLAVGMVKEVVRTDSLKGRRGRLPSKPKNVQDSASTATPANIIASLVKAHMDSNPAASKLDYSKYQETVTSLSEKEDASDIQQFYDLLTDSMKVIQRWAESIPGFTAFCPEDQELLLESAFMELFILRVAYRSSPGTEKLIFCNGLVLHRTQCVRGFGDWIDSIMDFSHTLHRMKLDVSSFACLAALVIITDRHGLKEPKRVEEFQNHLIACLRDHVANSITDSNRPNYMSWLLGRLPELRTLCTQGHQRIFYLKLEDLVPPPPIVEKIFMDTLPF, from the exons ATGCCCTGTGTTCAAACCCAGTATGCAACTGTGCCGTACGAGAACAACTGCTACAACTCAGAATTCCTGAGCTCAGACCTCACCACCAAGTTGGCCATGGACTTAAGCAGCCAGCAGGATCACATGTCGAGCCCATCCTTACCCAGCATTAACACTTTGATGGGCAGCTACACAGGAGAATTTGATGCTTACTCATGCCCGATTTCGACTTCAACAACACCCACATCCATTGACTTCAGCTCTGGTCAGGAGTCCCCCTTCAAGTTAGATGATTTTCAGGTGTATGGGTGTTATCCAGGCTCCTTTGCCCTGAGTTACCTTGATGAAGCACTGTCATCCTGTGGTTCTGACTACTACAGCAGTCCCATCTCTGCAGCTTCACCTTCAGCCCATGGCTTTCAAACCCAGCCTGTATCTGCCTGGGAGCCACCTTACAGTCCCTACTCCCCAGCACCTGGATGCTGGGTAGCTGACAAGGCAGCCGCAACCCAACCACCGTCCTTCTTCACATTTTCTCCTCCAGGAGAACAGCAGTCTCTTCTAGGACAGCAACCTTCTCACCTGATGGAGCAGGAGCTTTTTGTACAGCCCCAACAGCATTCTTCCCCATTACACCTTAATTCCCTTGTACTTGACCCGGGTACCCTGGATAGCCCAGTGCAGGCAGAGAGGCACATCTCATCTCCCAAAGGTCGAAGCCCTACAGCAAATGAGAGCTGTTGTGCTGTATGTGGGGACAATGCCTCTTGCCAACACTATGGAGTACGCACTTGTGAAGGATGCAAAGGGTTCTTCAAG CGGACagtacagaaaaatgcaaagtatgTGTGCCTAGCCAACAAAGACTGCCTTGTCGACAAACGACGGCGAAATAGGTGCCAGTTTTGTCGCTTCCAGAAGTGCTTGGCCGTTGGGATGGTCAAAGAAG tTGTGCGAACGGACAGCTTGAAAGGTCGGAGGGGTCGATTGCCCTCCAAGCCCAAGAATGTCCAAGACTCTGCATCCACAGCTACTCCAGCCAACATAATTGCCTCACTTGTGAAAGCACACATGGACTCTAATCCAGCAGCTAGCAAGCTGGATTACTCCAAG tacCAGGAGACAGTGACCAGTCTCTCAGAGAAGGAGGATGCCAGTGATATTCAGCAGTTTTATGACCTGCTGACCGACTCCATGAAAGTGATCCAGAGGTGGGCAGAAAGCATTCCTGGATTTACAGCCTTCTGCCCTGAGGACCAGGAACTGCTCCTTGAGTCTGCTTTTATGGAGCTCTTCATCCTCCGTGTGGCATACAG GTCAAGCCCAGGAACTGAAAAGCTCATCTTCTGTAATGGGTTAGTCCTTCATCGCACGCAATGTGTTCGGGGGTTCGGTGACTGGATTGATTCCATCATGGATTTCTCACATACCTTACACCGCATGAAACTCGACGTCTCTTCCTTCGCATGCCTTGCCGCTCTAGTCATCATTACAG ATCGCCATGGCCTGAAGGAGCCAAAGCGTGTGGAGGAGTTTCAGAACCACCTGATTGCCTGTCTCAGAGATCATGTTGCCAACAGCATCACGGACTCCAACCGACCCAACTACATGTCCTGGCTGTTGGGGAGGTTGCCAGAGTTGCGGACACTGTGTACCCAGGGTCACCAGCGTATTTTCTATCTTAAGCTGGAGGACCTCGTTCCTCCACCTCCTATCGTAGAGAAAATCTTTATGGATACCTTGCCTTTCTGA
- the LOC108918372 gene encoding uncharacterized protein LOC108918372 isoform X3 — MTELGCLQHRMALTHSAKHHRRVIFQKKGRNVTFAPEIQKSVPVATASTIYRVIAHTYTPAALENTKVDVDDCQQETVQLKWSSGNTLRMETSDSKRKVELEAKIQYLNQTLHEKWEEYQALVMKEQKLVLGKLSSEETYKTLESAKMFPLDSLTHPTGGTVMPHCTTFAASAITSNSVSCAHSTNTGSGDRQKDVRENMSHMDVTQCDNWISQTSAKPTSALKLQMSHHTTHHSFLTSKTCLTQCNSTCNCKRVPEGSSVCEEGSNDVLFRGSKLKNFSRHFMKLLPGLSQPRKDKNSM; from the exons ATGACCGAACTC ggttGCCTGCAGCACAGGATGGCCCTCACACACTCAGCCAAGCACCACAG GAGAGTCATATTCCAAAAGAAGGGAAGGAATGTGACTTTTGCACCGGAGATCCAG AAGAGTGTACCTGTTGCCACTGCCTCCACCATCTACAGAGTGatcgcacacacatacacacctgcTGCACTGGAGAATACCAAAGTTG ATGTGGATGACTGTCAGCAGGAGACTGTTCAGTTGAAATGGTCTTCAGGCAACACACTAAG GATGGAGACAAGTGATTCCAAGCGGAAAGTTGAGTTGGAGGCAaagatacagtatttaaat CAAACCCTACATGAGAAGTGGGAGGAGTACCAGGCTCTTGTGATGAAGGAGCAGAAACTAGTTCTTg GAAAATTGAGCAGTGAGGAGACATACAAAACACTGGAGTCTGCTAAGATGTTCCCACTCGACAGTCTGACCCATCCCACTGGAGGCACTGTAATGCCTCACTGTACTACTTTTGCTGCCAGTGCCATTACAAGTAACTCAGTCAGCTGTGCACACAGCACCAACACTGGGAGTGGTGACAGGCAGAAGGATGTCAGAGAAAATATGTCCCACATGGATGTCACCCAATGTGATAACTGGATCAGCCAGACCTCCGCAAAGCCAACGTCAGCCCTAAAGCTGCAGATGTCCCACCATACAACACATCACAGCTTCTTAACATCCAAGACCTGCTTGACCCAATGTAACAGTACCTGCAACTGCAAAAGAGTTCCAGAAGGTAGCAGTGTTTGTGAAGAGGGCAGCAATGATGTCCTGTTTCGCGGGTCCAAGCTGAAAAACTTCAGCAGGCACTTCATGAAGTTACTTCCAGGACTCAGCCAACCTCGCAAGGATAAAAACAGCATGTGA
- the LOC108918372 gene encoding cytohesin-interacting protein-like isoform X2, giving the protein MWRLREPQFAAKINREEHTCGAECARVHRTRSNCGEILPRRKHDDGKGCLQHRMALTHSAKHHRRVIFQKKGRNVTFAPEIQSVPVATASTIYRVIAHTYTPAALENTKVDVDDCQQETVQLKWSSGNTLRMETSDSKRKVELEAKIQYLNQTLHEKWEEYQALVMKEQKLVLGKLSSEETYKTLESAKMFPLDSLTHPTGGTVMPHCTTFAASAITSNSVSCAHSTNTGSGDRQKDVRENMSHMDVTQCDNWISQTSAKPTSALKLQMSHHTTHHSFLTSKTCLTQCNSTCNCKRVPEGSSVCEEGSNDVLFRGSKLKNFSRHFMKLLPGLSQPRKDKNSM; this is encoded by the exons ATGTGGCGCTTGAGAGAGCCGCAATTCGCAGCCAAAATTAACCGTGAAGAGCACACGTGTGGAGCGGAATGTGCGCGCGTCCACAGAACGCGGAGTAACTGCGGCGAAATTCTTCCCAGGAGGAAACATGATGATGGAAAG ggttGCCTGCAGCACAGGATGGCCCTCACACACTCAGCCAAGCACCACAG GAGAGTCATATTCCAAAAGAAGGGAAGGAATGTGACTTTTGCACCGGAGATCCAG AGTGTACCTGTTGCCACTGCCTCCACCATCTACAGAGTGatcgcacacacatacacacctgcTGCACTGGAGAATACCAAAGTTG ATGTGGATGACTGTCAGCAGGAGACTGTTCAGTTGAAATGGTCTTCAGGCAACACACTAAG GATGGAGACAAGTGATTCCAAGCGGAAAGTTGAGTTGGAGGCAaagatacagtatttaaat CAAACCCTACATGAGAAGTGGGAGGAGTACCAGGCTCTTGTGATGAAGGAGCAGAAACTAGTTCTTg GAAAATTGAGCAGTGAGGAGACATACAAAACACTGGAGTCTGCTAAGATGTTCCCACTCGACAGTCTGACCCATCCCACTGGAGGCACTGTAATGCCTCACTGTACTACTTTTGCTGCCAGTGCCATTACAAGTAACTCAGTCAGCTGTGCACACAGCACCAACACTGGGAGTGGTGACAGGCAGAAGGATGTCAGAGAAAATATGTCCCACATGGATGTCACCCAATGTGATAACTGGATCAGCCAGACCTCCGCAAAGCCAACGTCAGCCCTAAAGCTGCAGATGTCCCACCATACAACACATCACAGCTTCTTAACATCCAAGACCTGCTTGACCCAATGTAACAGTACCTGCAACTGCAAAAGAGTTCCAGAAGGTAGCAGTGTTTGTGAAGAGGGCAGCAATGATGTCCTGTTTCGCGGGTCCAAGCTGAAAAACTTCAGCAGGCACTTCATGAAGTTACTTCCAGGACTCAGCCAACCTCGCAAGGATAAAAACAGCATGTGA
- the LOC108918372 gene encoding uncharacterized protein LOC108918372 isoform X1, translating to MWRLREPQFAAKINREEHTCGAECARVHRTRSNCGEILPRRKHDDGKGCLQHRMALTHSAKHHRRVIFQKKGRNVTFAPEIQKSVPVATASTIYRVIAHTYTPAALENTKVDVDDCQQETVQLKWSSGNTLRMETSDSKRKVELEAKIQYLNQTLHEKWEEYQALVMKEQKLVLGKLSSEETYKTLESAKMFPLDSLTHPTGGTVMPHCTTFAASAITSNSVSCAHSTNTGSGDRQKDVRENMSHMDVTQCDNWISQTSAKPTSALKLQMSHHTTHHSFLTSKTCLTQCNSTCNCKRVPEGSSVCEEGSNDVLFRGSKLKNFSRHFMKLLPGLSQPRKDKNSM from the exons ATGTGGCGCTTGAGAGAGCCGCAATTCGCAGCCAAAATTAACCGTGAAGAGCACACGTGTGGAGCGGAATGTGCGCGCGTCCACAGAACGCGGAGTAACTGCGGCGAAATTCTTCCCAGGAGGAAACATGATGATGGAAAG ggttGCCTGCAGCACAGGATGGCCCTCACACACTCAGCCAAGCACCACAG GAGAGTCATATTCCAAAAGAAGGGAAGGAATGTGACTTTTGCACCGGAGATCCAG AAGAGTGTACCTGTTGCCACTGCCTCCACCATCTACAGAGTGatcgcacacacatacacacctgcTGCACTGGAGAATACCAAAGTTG ATGTGGATGACTGTCAGCAGGAGACTGTTCAGTTGAAATGGTCTTCAGGCAACACACTAAG GATGGAGACAAGTGATTCCAAGCGGAAAGTTGAGTTGGAGGCAaagatacagtatttaaat CAAACCCTACATGAGAAGTGGGAGGAGTACCAGGCTCTTGTGATGAAGGAGCAGAAACTAGTTCTTg GAAAATTGAGCAGTGAGGAGACATACAAAACACTGGAGTCTGCTAAGATGTTCCCACTCGACAGTCTGACCCATCCCACTGGAGGCACTGTAATGCCTCACTGTACTACTTTTGCTGCCAGTGCCATTACAAGTAACTCAGTCAGCTGTGCACACAGCACCAACACTGGGAGTGGTGACAGGCAGAAGGATGTCAGAGAAAATATGTCCCACATGGATGTCACCCAATGTGATAACTGGATCAGCCAGACCTCCGCAAAGCCAACGTCAGCCCTAAAGCTGCAGATGTCCCACCATACAACACATCACAGCTTCTTAACATCCAAGACCTGCTTGACCCAATGTAACAGTACCTGCAACTGCAAAAGAGTTCCAGAAGGTAGCAGTGTTTGTGAAGAGGGCAGCAATGATGTCCTGTTTCGCGGGTCCAAGCTGAAAAACTTCAGCAGGCACTTCATGAAGTTACTTCCAGGACTCAGCCAACCTCGCAAGGATAAAAACAGCATGTGA